Genomic window (Phragmites australis chromosome 21, lpPhrAust1.1, whole genome shotgun sequence):
GATTTTCCTCATTTTGATGGCGAGGCACCACACTTTTGGAAGCGCAAATGCGAGGATTATTTCGGCGTGTATTCTATTCCACCTGATTTGTAGGTTCGGTTGGCCATGTACCACTTCTCGGGTCAGGCAGTCCTGTGGCTTCAAGCACAAAGAGAATTCTCCTCTTGGGCTGATCTATGTTCCCGTCTGGTCGATCGCTTTGGACGAGATCAGTACCAGGAATTGATTCGGCATCTATTTGATCTGAAGCAACAGGACACAGTTTCTGACTATATGTCCAGGTTTGAACCCTTGATGCATCAAGTGCTTGCTCATAATACCTCTTATGATCCTGTGTTCTTCACTACTCGCTTTGTGGATGGTTTGAGAGATGATATCCGCAATGTGATCATATTGCATCGACCCAAGGAATTGGATACAGCATATTCTCTTGCTGTTTTACAGGAAGGGGTTCAGTTACCTGTCAGGCATCGCTCCGAGCATACTGCCACCAAAGGATTTCACAGAAATACTCTTTTGCCCAATGTGCTATCCTCTTTTGCGCGTTCTTTTACTGAAAGTTCAGCCACAGACCGACGTGGATTGGACAACTCTCGGATTTCTGACAAAGCAGAACGTAGGGCACCTGATGATAAGTTAGCTACATTGAGAGCTTATCGCAGAGCTCGTGTTCTTTGTTTTAAGTGTGGGGAAAGATGGGGCCAAGGTCATCGTTGTGCTCCCACGGTTCAATTACATGTGGTCAAGAGCTTCTGGACATGTTCCAGGAATCTGATGTGATTTCATCTGATTCAGGAACTACTGAAACTGAAGAAGACACTCTCATGTCCATTTCCAAGGTGGCTCTGGATGGCATTGAGGGTCCTCGCACCTTAAGGCTCTGTGGTCTCATAGATAATCAAGAGATTCTGATTTTACTGGATTCTGGAAGCTCTCATAGTTTCATCAGTTCTTCTGTAGCTGCTCAATTAAACAAACCAAGAACCAATATTACACCTAGTTCTGTCAGAGTGGCAGATGGTGGTTTGTTGCACTGCTCTCAACAGTTTATTGCTTGTGATTGGTGGGTACAAGGCCACACTTTTCAAACTGATTTGAGGATTCTCAAATTGGGTTGTTACGACATGGTTTTGGGCATGGATTGGCTGGAATCTCATAGTCCAATGATACATGAGTGGGATCAAAAGAGAGTTTCCTTTATGTACAAGGATCAGATGATATCTCTTCAGGGAGTTTAGCCTCAACTTCATCACTGCAATCTGTTGTCTTCAGCTGACCTTCACAAGTTGTTAAACAGAAATACTATTCAACATGTCATACAATTCTGTGTGCCCGATAGCAATGACCCAGTACCCATACCTGAAAAAATGAAACATCTACTATCTAAATACCCAGAATTATTTGAGGAACCAAAAGAGTTGCCTTCACACAGACCATGGGACCATCAGATACCACTTATACCTGGTGCCAAACCCATATGCCTCAGGCCATACAGGTATAATCCTGCTCAGAAAACTGAAATTGAGATGCAAATCAAAGAAATGCTACAATCTGGTCTTATTAGGCCTAGTGTCAGTCCTTTTTCATCTCCTGTCCTTTTGGTGAAGAAAAAAGATGGGGGGTGGCGTTTTTGTGTTGATTATAGACACCTCAATGCAGTTACagttaaaaataaatatccCTTACCAATTATCGATGAATTGCTAGATGAATTGCATAGTGCTGCTTGGTTCACCAAACTAGATCTGAGGGCAGGTTACCATCAGTTTAGACTaaaggaagaagatgaattTAAAACGGCATTTCAAACCCATAATGGCCATTTTGAATTCAGAGTTATGCCTTTTGGATTGTGTAATGCCCCTGCCACATTTCAGAGTGCTATGAATGAGATTCTTGCCCCTTTGTTGAGAAGTTGTGTTTTGGTTttcattgatgacatattgGTTTATAGCTCTTCTTTATCAGCCCATGTGCAACATGTACAGCAAGTATTTGAGTTACTTCAGAAACATGGTCTCAAAATCAAGTTATCCAAGTGTACTTTTGCTCAAACCAGTGTGTCATATTTAGGCCATAATATCTCTGCAGCAGGGGTCACTCCTGGAGATAAAATTGCAGTAGTTCAGCATTGGCCCACTCCAACTTCAGTGAAAGAATTGAGAAGTTTTCTCGGTTTAGCTGGCTATTACAGAAAGTTTGTGAAAGAttatggtactataagtaaaccTCTCACAGATTTGCTGAAGAAGAATTCCATTTTCAGCTGGACTTTAGTAGCAGCTGATGCTTTTGCTGAATTAAAAAAGAGGCTGACATCTACACCAGTTCTGATCTTGCCAGATTTCTCTAAACCTTTTGTGGTGGAGACAGATGCAAGTGATAAAGGAATTGGTGCTGTCCTAATGCAAAATGGTCATCCTATCGCTTATCTTAGCAAAGCCCTGAGCTACAAGAATCAAGGCTTATCTGCTTATGAGAAAGAATGTTTAGCAATTCTATTGGCTATAGATCATTGGAGGTCTTACCTCCAACATGCTGAATTTCTACTCAGAACTAACCATAAAAGCCTCATTCATTTAACTGACCAAAAAGTTCATACTCCTCTTCAGCAAAGGGCTCTCACCAAGTTGATGGGCCTCAATTTTCAGATACAATATAAACAAGGTCAGTTCAACCGGGTTGTTGATGCTCTTTCCAGAAAATTGCATACATCTGACCCTGAAGTGGTAGCATTATCCATTTGCAAACCATCTTGGATTGACACTATAGTATAGAGCTATGCATCAGATGATTTCTCCAAGAATATGGTAACCTTTCTCTCTTTACGTGGTAATACACACACTAATTTCACATTGCAAAATAGTGTGCTGAGATTCAAGGGAAGGATATGGGTGAGTTCTGATAGAGATATTCAGCACCATATCATCCAATCCCTCCATTCCAGTGCCTTAGGTGGCCACTCAGGATTTTTTGCCACTTACCACCGCATCAAGAGATTATTTGCTTGGACCAACATGAAAACCCATATCAAATCTTATGTCCAGCAGTGCTCTATTTGTCAACAAGCCAAAAATGAGCATGTAGCATACCCAGGACTGCTTCAACCTTTAGCAATTCCAGACCAAGCCTGGGCAGTGATCTCTCTTGATTTCATAGAAGGTTTACCCTCTTCTAATCATTTTGATACTATTTTGGTGGTGGTTGACAAATTTTCCAAATATGCTCATTTCATAGCAATTAAACATCCTTTCACTGCTCTATCTATTGCCAAAGTCTATTTGAACAACATCCTCAAGCTTCATGGACTACAACAAGCTATCATCTCTGACAGAGATCGGATATTCACAAGTGCTTTGTGGCAAGAACTCTTTAAATTGGCTAATGTTCAATTGAGAATGAGCTCTTCATATTATCCGCAATCGGATGGGCAAACGGAAAGGGTCAATCAATGCCTTGAAGCTTATTTGCGATGTTCAGTTCATTCTTGTCCAAAAAAATTGGTCTTATTGGCTCCCTCTTGCTGAGTATTGGTACAATACCAGCTATCATACAACCTTAGGTACTACTCCATTTGAGGTAATCTATGGTCGCAAACCAAGAGATTTTGGCGTGTTTCAGCTGACTGACTCCACTGTCCCTGATCTCACCACCTGGCTCAAAGAGAGAGATGTGATGAAGCATCTGCTGCAGCAACAATTATCTCGAGCTCAACAACGCATGAAAGTACAAGCTGACAAACATCGTTCTGAGCGTTCTTTCGAAGTGGGTGATCAAGTTTACCTCAAGCTACAGCCATATATTCAGACTTCTATTGTTGATCGTCCAAATCAGAAATTGGCATTCAGGTATTTTGGTCCTTATACAGTTTTGGCCAAAGTGGGCTCAGTGGCATATCGGTTGCAGCTTCGTCCAAGCAGCCAAATATATCCAGTGGTACATGTATCCTTACTCAAGAAAGCTATTAGTCCTCAAACCACAGTTAGCACTGCACTTCCTTCCATTGCTGTTCTGCAGGATGTCAGTGTTCCTGATGGTCTTCTGGCGCACAAATTGGTCAAACGAGGGCACAAGACGGTGGATCGCGTTCTGGTTAAATGGCACGGTCTACCATCTTCTTTGGCAACTTGGGCAGATCCACAGTCTCTGGTGTTTCCAGcattttcttcttcagcttCTCTGACGCTTCCAGCACTCTCTTCTTTACCGGCTTGAGGGCAAGCCGTTTGTTAAGGAGGGGGGATTGTTACAGCCTTACTGGGCCTAGGTCGTCTCGTAGTATTCGTTTGGGCTGGCGTTGGCGGGTGTCTTCGCGTGAGTGCGTTTTCTGGCTGCGCCTGTGCGGTGTCCGGCTTTAGATGGTATAAATACCGATCCATACTCTGTATTAACGATAACGATCAAGTGGTAAATGGCGACCGGAACAGAGTTCCGTGggcatctctctctccctcgtctATCTTCTTCCTCTGTTCTTCTCTAGCTGGACCAGGTCTGTTACACTGGCGCTCCACGGCGTCCAATATGCGCCTGACGTCATCGTGCCTGCTCTTGAGCTTGATCATCCGGTGACCCAGCTCGCTGATGTACTCGCCGCAGGATCTGACGTACCTGTAGCAAGGAAAAATTTAtcgataaattttttttatcggaggttaGTGATAAACAGGATTATCGGATTTATCGGAATTCTATCGGCGATAGACAAAATAGTTcggacaaaatttgaaaaaaaaggcTTAATTTATCTAGAAAATCACATAGATTGCATCCAAATCATTTGACTAAATAATAACACATAAATGAATTAGGAGTGAAGGGATGGTTTAGCGGCCTGCAGGCCGACGTTTTTTTGCTCGCGTGTTGGATTCGGAAATAAAAAGatgtcaaattcaaaaattaccgATATTTTTGGCCGATAAATAAATTTACCGGCCCTCGCCGATAAACAGGATTATCGGatttatcgattttttttcgGCGATAATTTTTTCACTGACCTGTAGGTCCGCACAAAGTAGTCCTTGAGCGGCCGGAACACCGTGTGTCCATGATAGACACCACGAACTCCATCTACGCGAGGGTGGCCGGAGCCTCCGTCCGCGGAGGCACAGCCTGCAAGCGGGGTCAGAACCTGCGGGTGGAGGGCGGCCTCCAGCCTGATGTTTGCGGAGGAGGCCTCCGGCCAGCAGCGGAGGGTGGCCGTAGCCTTCGGCTGCAGAGCCGAATCCAGCGAGCGGGGTCGGCACGCGCATGCGGAGTGCGGCCTCCGGCCTGCCGTGTCGGGGGGCACCTCCGTCCCTGCAACGGATGGTGGCCGGAGCCGTGTCTAGGGGCGCCTCCATCCCTGCAACAGATGCTGGCCGGAGCCTCCGGCGTGAGGAGCCTGTGCCTGTGAGCGGGGATGCCGGAGCCTCCGGCGCGCGGAGCCTGCTTCTGCGTGTGGGGACGCCGGAGCCTCCGGCACGCGGAGTGCGGCCTCTGGATGCTGTTGCGGAGGGGCCTCCGGCCAGCAGCGGAGGTACGCGGGCGTGGCCACTCCTGAAGCCGTGTGCGCACCCCAAACGGGCAGTTGCCTGCATGGGTTAGAAGAAATAATACGACAATATGCGATAATTTTTAGCCCGGTTCTACTGCGACCATGCTGCTCCTGATGAGCGCCAGTGAAGCTAGCCGATAGGAGGCAGGTGATTGGACCGCACCTAATAAATATGGTAGGTCTTTTGATCACGCGTCACGGCTCTTAAGATATCTTAAGATATTTTAATCCCTTAAAAGGAGTGACTATTAGGCTGCTATCTTAAGATATTTTAATCTCTTTAATAAAGTGGTTGGCAGGCTGCTATCTTGAGATATTTTAATCTCTTTAAAGGAGTGCATAGCAGGCTGCTATCTTAAGATATTTTAATGCTACCGCAAGTTGCCTTTCTAGAAGAGAAAATAACGGGGCGTTCACTGCAGTCCGAGACACCTCCATGGCGCCCCAAATcgatcaagatgaagaaaagtctgatcaaccacttccatcataaaatgtccatatctctcaagaagAAGCTTAAGATGTTGCACCACCTCAAGATACACCTtaagaaccacaagtgaagcaaacgCATATTTCTTTAGGATCACCCAATTGAGTTGATTATtggaagtccatctaggggagaaCGAACTCGCTCTCttcaatatgcttcattttgtgattGGAACTAAGTGGGTCTTCTTTTCAAGTGATTGGAACTAAGTGGGTCTtctgcaacaagcaagatgaacacgGTGTGGTGGTATGTAACAAGGCAAGACTCGTCATGAAAggatttgcacaagttgaaggtttgtattttggcgaaacatttgctcccgtggcaaggcttgaagccatccgtatccttcttgcatttgctttaCATCATAACATcaaactttatcaaatggatgtgaagagtgcatttttaaatggcttcataaatgaacttgtttatgttgaTCAACCCCTCGGTTTCGAAGATCCTAtatatcctaatcatgtctatAGGTTGCATATGATACTTTATGGACTCAAGAAAtccccaagagcttggtatgaacacATACGTGacatcctcatcaaccaaggattcaagatcgggagggtggacactacATTATTCACAGAGATCATCGGCAATGAgcttttcttatgtcaaatttatgttgatgatataatatttggttcaattaacaaagagttttgcaaagaATTTGGTGATATGATGTCTAGAGAGTTCGAGATATCGATGATTGGCGAGATCAACTATTTCCAACTATTTTCttagatttcaaatcaagcaattgaaggaagtgatgttcatccatcaagagaagtacacgaaggACATTCTCAAGAAGTTCAAAATGGATGatagcaagccaatcaagacttcAATGACaactaatggacatctcgacaTGGATGAAATGCGTAAACTAGTTGACCAAAAACTTTATCGTTCTATTATtgggtcacttctttaccttaccgcatctaggcccgatattatgtttagtgtatgcatatgcactcattttcaagctaatcctaaggagtcGCATCTTAGTGCAGTTAAAataatccttagatacctaaagccaacacctagcataggcttgtggtactcCAAATgtgctagtttcctactcttAGGTTATCCGGATTCGGATTTTGCCGGATGCTGTATGGATCGTAAGAGTATTttgggtgggtgccacttgctagggcggtcCCTAGTTTCATGGTGTTCTAAAAAGCAAAATTATGTCACCTTGTCCACCGTGGAAGCTGAATACGtagccgccggagcatgttgtactcaaatcctttatatgaagcaaaccttgttagatttTGGTGTTTGTCTAGAGAAGGTTTCACTCCTTTATGATgcgcatttgcccgatcttctgaaggtaatatgatagtcgattgatggagtttcaatgttgatgattcaaaagctccgatcagaacagatcgagaaccctcgcaaccactacaccactactccgtggttatcaaccataccaagacgcggttgacctcaccaagaaggcttttcctgcaagcgaattgagaacacaagcaagaacaggtagatgcaatctaaatattactaattaccaatgaagtactcgagttggggttccacaaaccaaacaagtggtgaaactgtataaaacagaataatctaagcaaaacctaagcctaaactatgacggctgttgtatatttatagagggacgtgaggaggtcaacctagggttgtgcagccgtggaaagatgCGTATACAATCTgaactccgaccccgacacgattacaagacccaactaggtctaaaCCGGTGGTgcatcaccttatttctttgactctgactaaactataaggaatatttgatcgagctcatatccattggaaagggctcgtcataagatttccagaatgtccaagatcacctaaaacggacttcgtatgagagagttatgcccgttttactgacgtgctgtcctgagactcgaccacgaccacgaccacaacttcgatcacgaccacgactagagcttagcctcgagtccgagtagacttagccttcgaggggtgacatccgggtaaggttgtggtgcttctcccatgttcctaaccaacaaaacaacacaaaacttaATAGTATTCTATTAtctatgaagaaaatatgaacaataaggaatgaattcaccatgtgtgtatccgagggagccatgggctcatcactttgtgacaatgagagtgccgtaaaactTGCAAATAATCTTGTTCAACATTCTCACACAAAGAACATAGATATtcgccatcacttccttagagaccatgtggctaaaaatgattttctcttagtggtgtaaggtcggaatatcaattggcggatatcttcacaaaacctcaaGATGAAACCACATTTTGTAGATTGTGAAGTGAGTTAAAcgtgatagatgcttcaaatatcatgtgatgccttgtcatatagatgcattcatgataagtgcttgtctaaccttcttaatatagtggtgaacatgggttttgcttgagttggTGGTTCCTTAGTTTTACTCAAGGCATgatgttgggttcaccatgaagaagcttgagaagggaagtaatatgacaagatagatttattttatgctatgcattcacatgtcatatagcgTGCACtcatatttactttcatgcacttgcTTTGCATTGCAAATGTATTgacggtagagagatcacaaaggaggatatcactcttcGAGATTGTTGTTCGCTCTCAATGTGAACATACACCTCCATAAGTGTGATTGAATAGATGTTTGTGCTTcgtgcctattgagtcatgtcgtAACGAATTTAAAGTCTtagtctttgaattcataggcaatatggcgCATACATTTCCTTTGAGTTTTCTCCATCTCTTCTTTTTGGTTCCTATTGCCTATTGCGAAAATTATATACGGTATAGCCTTTTtgggaaaatatttgcaaaagagtgtttgagagggtaaggacttcactcaaactggtccaaacatgtgtttttgttgagtgTTCATTTAAAGtttggactcagtgagagattttagttgtGCATAGTCTTTTTcttctcactggatggtccggtgttcgtTTCTTTCTTCTCAGTGGATCA
Coding sequences:
- the LOC133903007 gene encoding uncharacterized protein LOC133903007, whose product is MQATARLGCAHGFRSGHARVPPLLAGGPSATASRGRTPRAGGSGVPTRRSRLRAPEAPASPLTGTGSSRRRLRPASVAGMEAPLDTAPATIRCRDGGAPRHGRPEAALRMRVPTPLAGFGSAAEGYGHPPLLAGGLLRKHQAGGRPPPAGSDPACRLCLRGRRLRPPSRRWSSWCLSWTHGVPAAQGLLCADLQVRQILRRVHQRAGSPDDQAQEQAR